A genomic segment from Planctomycetota bacterium encodes:
- a CDS encoding c-type cytochrome, with protein MTSRPPSTPAPMRCGRHAFSARLAVALWLGVLVVAPTVAIAAPPWKTIDVPAALRQPPVGSDGWMTLRCVVHVPEQWRGRSVRLFFEPFDAALEYRINGRFAGRSGSFPPDYRSGLGTADEIDLTADLLRPGDNNLVEVVVCSRGGRTGFNVAIPALLAGDEGIGLGGPWQYAATAEPTGTIPDPAELSAFATVTPASDLRARLRRLDDDGPLPSRDQAGRFRVADGLRVDPILADPLISQPLSLKWDSRGRLWVCQYIQYPEPAGLTMVSRDAFLRSVYDRVPAPPPHHHPGRDRITVHEDTDGDGIPDHHRVFVDGLSLATSCEFDPAGVWVLNPPYLLFYPDADHDDRPDGAPVVHLEGFGIEDSHSVTNNLRRGPDGWLYAAQGSTVTARVRRPGSDAPPVVSTGQCIWRYHPPTGHYEIFAEGGGNAFGVEFDADGRLLSGHNGGDTRGFHYIQGGYSRKGFEKHGELSNPFAFGFFEPIAHHSAPRFTHALVVVDSPALGPTYAGGLLGVAPLQGQVVHAAIRPDRSSLATQDIGIPLSCGDPWFRPVDIQLGPDGAVYVADFYEQRIDHASHYQGRIDRERGRVWRVAARDDAPHALPDLASLADDVLVERLGDPVRWIRRAALEELVARGAAGQRPEIVRRLAAAVPPSTGLLEHLCAAWRLAPPTDAERAAWLGHAAPVVRQWTIRLTGDAGRVSPATLAGLCDLATRETDAAVRSQLAATARRLPVGDSLRVVLAILAADSAVDADDIHVPLSVWWAVERLISLDRDATLAALDHGPAARPLWETRLGRGVLQQRVARRLAAGARGDRVALAPLLDAASDGDARTRLLAGIDEAFAGRPPAALPDELLAAIRRAGGGSRALRLRLGDAATVAEAVARIGDDTAPATERAADVAMLAETRPAAARAALLDLATGSAEPALRATAIAALEGWDDPGIAGQLLDILPAAPPEVAAAVLATLASRAGWANRLLDTVESGAIDRAAFPKAALDRLRLHRGGVDARAARLFGAPGDTARITAATTTEVDRLGAILAAGSGSPVEGRDLFAKSCGTCHRLFGTGGQIGPDLTSHDRGDPRALLVHVVQPSATIREGYETTVIVTGDGRVLSGFVVEEDPGIVVLRLADGRTESLPREVIEDLQRSPESIMPTGLLADYSPQQVRDLFAYLRATQPVPGR; from the coding sequence ATGACTTCGCGCCCCCCAAGCACGCCTGCACCGATGCGCTGTGGCCGGCATGCGTTCTCCGCCCGCTTGGCCGTCGCCTTGTGGCTCGGCGTGCTCGTCGTCGCTCCCACGGTCGCCATCGCGGCCCCCCCCTGGAAAACGATCGACGTTCCGGCCGCACTCAGGCAGCCCCCGGTGGGGTCCGACGGCTGGATGACACTCCGCTGCGTGGTCCACGTGCCGGAGCAGTGGCGGGGCCGGTCGGTTCGGCTGTTTTTCGAGCCGTTCGACGCGGCTCTCGAATACCGCATCAATGGCCGGTTCGCCGGCCGCAGCGGCAGTTTTCCCCCCGATTACCGCAGCGGCCTGGGCACTGCCGACGAAATCGACTTGACCGCCGACCTGCTCCGCCCGGGTGACAACAACCTGGTCGAGGTGGTCGTCTGCTCCAGGGGGGGCCGCACGGGGTTCAACGTCGCGATTCCCGCCCTGTTGGCCGGCGACGAGGGAATCGGGCTGGGGGGGCCCTGGCAGTACGCCGCCACCGCAGAACCCACCGGAACCATTCCCGACCCTGCAGAACTGTCCGCCTTTGCCACCGTCACCCCGGCCTCCGACCTCAGGGCCCGGCTCCGGCGGCTCGATGACGACGGCCCCCTCCCCAGCCGCGACCAGGCGGGACGGTTTCGCGTGGCGGATGGCCTGCGGGTCGACCCGATCCTCGCCGATCCGCTCATCAGCCAGCCGCTGTCGCTCAAGTGGGATTCCCGCGGCCGGCTCTGGGTCTGCCAGTACATCCAATATCCGGAGCCGGCCGGCCTGACGATGGTCAGCCGCGATGCCTTCCTCCGTTCGGTGTACGACCGGGTCCCGGCCCCCCCACCCCACCATCATCCCGGTCGCGACCGGATCACCGTTCACGAAGACACCGACGGTGACGGGATCCCCGACCACCATCGGGTGTTCGTCGACGGCCTCAGCCTGGCGACGAGCTGCGAGTTCGACCCCGCCGGGGTGTGGGTCCTCAACCCGCCGTACCTGCTCTTCTACCCCGATGCCGACCACGACGACCGCCCCGACGGCGCTCCGGTCGTCCATCTCGAGGGTTTCGGCATCGAGGACAGCCACTCGGTCACCAACAACCTCCGCCGCGGTCCCGACGGTTGGCTGTATGCCGCCCAGGGAAGCACGGTCACCGCCCGGGTTCGCCGTCCCGGCAGCGACGCCCCCCCGGTGGTCTCGACCGGACAGTGCATCTGGCGCTACCACCCCCCCACGGGGCACTACGAGATCTTCGCCGAGGGCGGGGGCAATGCGTTCGGCGTCGAGTTCGACGCCGACGGCCGGCTCCTCTCCGGCCACAATGGCGGCGACACCCGGGGGTTCCACTACATCCAGGGGGGCTACTCACGGAAGGGGTTCGAGAAACACGGCGAGCTCTCCAACCCCTTCGCCTTCGGATTCTTCGAGCCGATCGCCCACCACTCGGCCCCGCGCTTCACCCACGCGTTGGTCGTCGTCGACTCGCCCGCGCTCGGCCCCACCTACGCCGGCGGGCTGTTGGGCGTGGCCCCGCTCCAAGGGCAAGTCGTCCACGCCGCGATCCGCCCCGACCGCTCGTCGCTCGCCACGCAGGACATCGGCATCCCGCTGTCCTGCGGCGATCCTTGGTTCCGTCCGGTCGACATCCAGCTCGGCCCCGACGGCGCCGTCTACGTCGCCGACTTCTACGAGCAGCGGATCGACCACGCCAGCCACTACCAGGGGCGGATCGACCGCGAGCGCGGCCGCGTCTGGCGTGTGGCGGCCCGTGACGATGCCCCCCACGCCCTTCCCGACCTCGCGTCCCTCGCCGACGACGTCCTCGTCGAGCGGCTCGGCGACCCGGTCCGTTGGATCCGCCGCGCCGCGCTCGAGGAATTGGTGGCCCGCGGCGCCGCGGGGCAACGCCCCGAAATCGTCCGTCGGCTCGCGGCCGCTGTCCCTCCATCAACCGGACTCCTCGAACACCTCTGTGCAGCCTGGAGGCTCGCTCCCCCGACCGACGCCGAACGGGCTGCCTGGCTCGGCCACGCCGCCCCCGTGGTGCGCCAGTGGACGATCCGTCTCACCGGCGACGCCGGGAGAGTGTCGCCGGCGACACTCGCCGGGCTGTGCGATCTGGCGACGCGCGAGACCGACGCCGCCGTCCGCAGCCAATTGGCCGCCACCGCCCGCCGGTTGCCGGTGGGCGACTCGCTGCGCGTCGTGCTGGCGATTCTCGCCGCCGACAGTGCCGTCGATGCCGACGACATCCACGTGCCGCTGTCGGTCTGGTGGGCCGTCGAGCGCCTGATCTCCCTCGACCGCGACGCGACGCTCGCCGCACTCGACCACGGCCCCGCGGCGCGGCCACTGTGGGAAACCAGGCTCGGCCGCGGAGTGCTCCAGCAGCGCGTCGCGCGCCGGCTCGCCGCCGGCGCGCGAGGCGACCGGGTGGCGCTGGCCCCGCTGCTCGACGCCGCCTCCGACGGAGACGCCAGGACCCGGCTGCTGGCGGGGATCGACGAGGCCTTCGCGGGGCGCCCCCCCGCCGCCCTCCCCGACGAATTGCTGGCCGCGATCCGCCGCGCCGGTGGCGGCTCTCGCGCCCTGCGGCTGCGCCTCGGCGACGCCGCGACGGTCGCCGAGGCCGTGGCGCGGATCGGCGACGACACCGCACCCGCCACCGAGCGCGCGGCCGACGTCGCGATGCTCGCCGAGACCCGCCCGGCGGCGGCCCGCGCGGCCCTGCTCGATCTGGCCACCGGCAGCGCCGAGCCCGCGCTGCGGGCGACGGCGATCGCGGCCCTCGAGGGATGGGACGATCCCGGGATCGCCGGGCAGCTGCTCGACATCCTGCCCGCGGCGCCGCCGGAGGTGGCGGCAGCCGTGCTCGCGACGCTGGCGTCACGCGCCGGCTGGGCGAACCGGCTCCTCGACACGGTCGAATCGGGGGCGATCGACCGCGCTGCCTTCCCCAAGGCAGCGCTCGACCGCCTCAGGCTCCACCGCGGCGGCGTCGACGCGCGCGCCGCCCGCCTGTTCGGTGCGCCGGGCGACACCGCGCGGATCACCGCGGCGACCACTACCGAGGTCGACCGGCTCGGCGCGATCCTCGCCGCCGGCTCGGGAAGCCCCGTGGAGGGGCGCGACCTGTTCGCCAAGAGCTGCGGCACGTGCCACCGGCTGTTCGGCACGGGGGGCCAGATCGGCCCCGATCTCACCTCCCACGACCGCGGCGATCCACGGGCCTTGCTCGTGCACGTCGTCCAGCCGAGCGCGACGATCCGCGAGGGCTACGAGACGACCGTGATCGTCACCGGCGACGGCCGTGTGCTGTCGGGGTTCGTCGTCGAGGAGGATCCGGGGATCGTCGTCCTCCGCCTCGCCGACGGCCGCACCGAGAGCCTGCCGCGTGAGGTAATCGAGGACCTGCAACGCAGCCCCGAGTCGATCATGCCGACGGGGTTGCTCGCCGACTATTCCCCGCAGCAGGTTCGCGACCTGTTCGCCTACCTCCGCGCCACCCAGCCGGTGCCCGGGCGCTGA
- a CDS encoding thioredoxin family protein, with amino-acid sequence MYASARIDVLPAGRRRIFPVALFAALSPLAVIQAAEGWFTRYEDAMAVADRTGKPVLTVFTGSDWCPHCTTLEEKVLRSETFRAWAEGRVVLLSIDLPQAGISQAVRRERSLLCKRYGVNTFPSVVLLAPDGEKITSQVGYTSQPATDWVAHFAAHTDSSGVCKSLDEAVVRARGAKRPILLVVSRAGDSAARTSTASLINDPEFEALASNHFVVASVTSEAGGATEAAQSMENLLGGVELPPEAVEVIVTDDGQTPLFSQSGSQSPSRVVMGLRRFLAARQAARSDESSRR; translated from the coding sequence ATGTACGCGTCTGCCCGGATCGACGTCTTGCCAGCCGGCCGCCGACGGATTTTTCCGGTGGCGCTCTTCGCCGCCCTCTCCCCCCTGGCGGTCATCCAGGCTGCCGAAGGCTGGTTCACCCGGTATGAAGACGCCATGGCGGTCGCCGACCGGACCGGCAAGCCCGTCCTGACGGTGTTCACTGGCAGCGACTGGTGCCCCCACTGCACGACGCTCGAGGAAAAAGTCCTCCGCAGCGAGACGTTCCGGGCCTGGGCCGAGGGGCGGGTGGTCCTGCTCTCGATCGATCTGCCGCAAGCCGGCATTTCCCAGGCCGTCCGTCGGGAACGCTCGCTCCTCTGCAAGCGTTATGGCGTCAACACCTTCCCGAGCGTCGTCCTGCTCGCCCCGGATGGCGAAAAGATCACGTCCCAGGTGGGCTACACCAGCCAGCCGGCAACCGATTGGGTCGCTCACTTCGCCGCCCACACCGACTCCAGCGGCGTCTGCAAGTCGCTCGACGAGGCGGTCGTCCGGGCGCGGGGGGCGAAACGGCCGATTCTCCTGGTCGTCTCGCGGGCCGGTGATTCGGCCGCCCGCACGAGCACCGCGTCGCTGATCAACGACCCCGAGTTCGAGGCCCTCGCGAGCAACCACTTCGTCGTCGCCAGCGTCACGTCCGAAGCGGGTGGGGCGACGGAAGCGGCCCAGTCGATGGAAAACCTTCTCGGCGGCGTCGAACTCCCCCCCGAGGCGGTCGAGGTGATCGTCACGGATGACGGCCAGACCCCGCTGTTCAGCCAGTCGGGTTCCCAGTCCCCCTCGCGAGTGGTGATGGGATTGCGGCGCTTTCTCGCCGCCCGTCAGGCGGCGCGGTCGGATGAATCGAGCCGGCGCTGA
- a CDS encoding methyl-accepting chemotaxis protein, which produces MSLRSRIALIAGLLLLASIVVTSLLQTWAARRAVLDEVRSGGDRLAEVLARSAALAADVPRAVEAEIGEQMLTESRLLAEVVALGVKAGLAPGEITARLRGIAAQGNVEFLATDEHGTVIIDTDDKGEGWTFSPDPTVQPQAHVFHRLLDGGIPGLVQESRQREIDDKIFKYAGVGGVDGPRIIQVGIEATFFDRIDRNLGLRRLVHDLVAGDVVEVRILDERQMPLVSRRVDTGGIVTDADRPVDAADSALIAAGAAAGRPEGRFDDDGFVVAAPVRRNDGATAGAVLVRIATRASRESLAWQAVAALASGLLVGLPGVLGGLWLARSIAEPVRRSMMAAESIAAGDLTLPVPEGGDDEVGRLLAAFGEMSDSLRGLVGRIQDAGLRLSSTESDAAIALARQERSIHGFRGSAADISAAVTEIATTGEQLLSTTSAVTDVAREAARVADLGRDGLLGMSTSMQHLDEAMNAFTRKLATISQRAAGITTVVTTIAKVADQTNLLSVNATIEAEKAGEAGRGFRIVAQEIRRLADQTALATKDIERMVRDMQAAVASGTMEMDRFRNEVSARITEVSQVSEQLGQIIEPVKSVTQSLDTVHDGMRTQAQGVRQIRDAMEKLRVGAEDSAASTEVFARSLGELRRSIGEINAEASRFLIRKADVASVPAIAVGKPGGVAS; this is translated from the coding sequence ATGTCACTCCGCTCACGGATCGCCCTGATCGCCGGCCTGCTCCTGTTGGCGTCGATCGTCGTCACCAGCCTGTTGCAGACCTGGGCCGCGCGCCGGGCCGTCCTCGACGAAGTCCGCAGCGGTGGCGACCGTCTCGCCGAGGTGCTCGCCCGGTCCGCGGCGCTCGCCGCCGACGTGCCGCGAGCCGTCGAAGCGGAGATCGGCGAACAGATGCTCACCGAGTCCCGGCTGCTGGCCGAAGTGGTGGCGCTGGGGGTCAAGGCCGGGCTCGCCCCCGGCGAGATCACCGCCCGGCTCCGCGGCATCGCCGCGCAGGGAAACGTCGAGTTTCTCGCCACCGACGAGCACGGCACCGTGATCATCGACACCGACGACAAGGGGGAAGGCTGGACCTTTTCCCCGGACCCGACGGTGCAACCTCAGGCCCACGTCTTCCACCGGCTGCTCGACGGGGGGATCCCGGGGCTGGTGCAGGAATCGCGGCAGCGCGAGATCGACGACAAGATCTTCAAATACGCCGGTGTCGGCGGCGTCGACGGCCCACGGATCATCCAGGTCGGTATCGAGGCGACGTTCTTCGACCGCATCGACCGCAACCTCGGCCTGCGGCGCTTGGTCCACGACCTCGTCGCCGGCGACGTCGTCGAGGTGCGGATCCTCGACGAGCGCCAGATGCCGCTCGTTTCCCGGCGCGTCGACACCGGGGGCATCGTCACCGACGCCGACCGCCCTGTCGACGCCGCCGACTCGGCGCTGATCGCCGCCGGCGCGGCGGCCGGTCGCCCGGAGGGGCGCTTCGACGACGACGGGTTTGTCGTGGCAGCACCCGTCCGCCGCAACGACGGTGCGACCGCGGGGGCGGTCCTGGTGCGGATCGCCACCCGTGCCAGCCGCGAATCGCTCGCCTGGCAGGCGGTCGCGGCGCTGGCCAGCGGCCTGCTCGTCGGGCTGCCGGGCGTGCTCGGCGGCCTGTGGCTGGCGCGGTCGATCGCCGAACCGGTGCGGCGCTCGATGATGGCCGCCGAATCGATCGCCGCCGGCGATCTCACGCTGCCGGTGCCGGAGGGGGGCGACGACGAGGTCGGGCGGTTGCTGGCGGCCTTCGGCGAGATGTCGGACTCGCTCCGCGGCCTCGTCGGCCGGATCCAGGACGCCGGACTGCGGCTGTCGTCGACCGAATCGGACGCCGCGATCGCCCTGGCGCGCCAGGAGCGCTCGATCCACGGCTTCCGTGGATCCGCGGCCGACATCTCGGCGGCGGTCACCGAAATCGCGACCACGGGGGAGCAGCTCCTCAGCACGACCAGCGCCGTCACCGACGTCGCCCGCGAAGCGGCGCGAGTGGCCGACCTGGGGCGCGACGGACTGCTCGGGATGTCGACCTCGATGCAGCACCTCGACGAGGCGATGAACGCCTTCACCCGGAAGCTGGCGACGATCAGCCAGCGGGCCGCGGGCATCACCACCGTCGTCACGACGATCGCCAAGGTCGCCGATCAGACCAATCTCCTCAGCGTCAACGCGACGATCGAAGCCGAGAAGGCCGGCGAAGCGGGGCGCGGGTTCCGGATCGTGGCCCAGGAGATCCGCCGGCTCGCCGACCAGACGGCGCTGGCCACGAAGGACATCGAGCGGATGGTCCGCGACATGCAGGCGGCCGTCGCCAGCGGCACGATGGAAATGGACCGCTTCCGCAACGAGGTCAGCGCCCGGATCACCGAGGTCTCGCAGGTCAGCGAGCAACTCGGGCAGATCATCGAGCCGGTGAAGTCGGTGACCCAGTCGCTCGACACCGTTCACGACGGCATGCGGACGCAGGCCCAGGGAGTTCGCCAGATCCGCGACGCGATGGAAAAACTGCGCGTCGGGGCGGAGGACTCGGCGGCGTCCACCGAGGTCTTCGCCCGATCGCTCGGCGAATTACGGCGGTCGATCGGGGAGATAAACGCCGAGGCATCGCGGTTCCTGATCCGCAAGGCCGACGTGGCCTCGGTTCCGGCGATCGCCGTCGGGAAACCGGGTGGCGTGGCCTCCTGA
- a CDS encoding DUF420 domain-containing protein codes for MPPPPPAALPFPGIDGFLGTRASLGMDVVLVGLLAILPLLAWSVQLVRGGRYAAHKRMQLAIFGVLVAAIVVFEIDIRLVSDWKPRARPSPHWPGGVLAALAVHLVFAVSTLGLLVWVVVEALRRFPVPPSPGTHGPRHRRFARLATVDLVLTAVTGSVFYWLAFVSR; via the coding sequence GTGCCACCTCCCCCGCCGGCTGCCCTGCCGTTTCCCGGGATCGATGGGTTCCTCGGCACCCGGGCCTCGCTGGGGATGGATGTCGTCCTCGTCGGCCTGCTGGCGATCCTGCCGTTGCTGGCCTGGAGCGTGCAGCTTGTCCGGGGCGGACGGTATGCCGCCCACAAGCGGATGCAGTTGGCGATCTTCGGCGTGCTGGTCGCGGCGATCGTCGTGTTCGAGATTGACATTCGCCTGGTGAGCGACTGGAAGCCGCGCGCCCGGCCGAGCCCCCACTGGCCGGGCGGGGTGCTCGCGGCGCTGGCCGTTCATCTCGTGTTCGCCGTCTCGACGCTCGGGTTGCTCGTGTGGGTGGTCGTCGAGGCGCTGCGCAGGTTTCCCGTGCCGCCATCTCCGGGGACCCACGGGCCGCGCCACCGCCGGTTCGCCCGCTTGGCGACGGTCGATCTGGTGCTCACGGCGGTCACCGGCAGCGTGTTCTACTGGCTCGCGTTCGTCAGTCGCTGA
- the tatC gene encoding twin-arginine translocase subunit TatC, with protein sequence MARLDDEDLFQSSTMTFGEHLEELRGCLVRASLGLAAAVALGFFVAQPVVHLVEQPLKRALGKYYTTQSLRTFDRWQPRAPGNAPLPYSREEIVEAVERLGLSFDLREVHPDRLAAALGTPPRPPTGEEAAAPGFRADALVPMLLWQPLARDPRVSITTLSAQEAFGIYIKAALLVGIVLASPWIFYQLWSFVAAGLYPHEKRLIHLFLPVSTGLFLAGVSLAFFFVFDFVLDYLLQFNAWLGLDPDPRISEWMSFVLILPIGFGIGFQLPLVMFFLERIGIVDVAAYVAQWRLAVVVIFVVSAILTPADPYSLLFLAIPLCLLYFGGVLLCRAFPRGDGGEPVSD encoded by the coding sequence ATGGCGCGACTCGACGACGAGGACCTGTTCCAGAGCTCGACGATGACCTTCGGCGAGCACCTGGAGGAGCTCCGGGGGTGCCTCGTCCGCGCCAGCCTCGGCCTCGCCGCGGCGGTGGCCCTCGGGTTTTTCGTCGCCCAACCGGTCGTCCATCTCGTCGAGCAACCGCTCAAGCGGGCCCTCGGCAAGTACTACACCACCCAGTCGCTGCGGACCTTCGATCGCTGGCAGCCGCGAGCGCCCGGCAACGCTCCCCTCCCCTACTCCCGCGAGGAGATCGTCGAGGCAGTCGAGCGGCTCGGCCTGTCGTTCGACCTCCGTGAGGTCCACCCCGACCGGCTCGCCGCGGCGCTCGGCACTCCCCCGCGGCCGCCGACCGGGGAGGAAGCCGCCGCGCCGGGGTTTCGTGCCGACGCGCTGGTGCCGATGCTCCTCTGGCAGCCGCTGGCCCGCGACCCGCGCGTGAGCATCACGACGCTCAGCGCCCAGGAGGCGTTCGGGATCTACATCAAGGCGGCGCTGCTGGTGGGCATCGTGTTGGCCAGCCCGTGGATCTTCTACCAGCTGTGGTCGTTCGTCGCCGCGGGCCTGTACCCGCACGAGAAGCGGCTCATCCATCTGTTCCTGCCTGTCAGCACGGGGTTGTTCCTCGCCGGGGTGTCGCTGGCGTTCTTCTTCGTGTTCGACTTCGTCCTCGACTACCTCCTGCAGTTCAACGCCTGGCTCGGGCTCGATCCGGATCCGCGGATCAGCGAGTGGATGAGCTTCGTGCTCATCCTTCCGATCGGCTTCGGGATCGGGTTCCAACTCCCGCTGGTGATGTTCTTCCTGGAACGGATCGGGATCGTCGACGTCGCCGCGTACGTCGCCCAGTGGCGACTGGCAGTGGTGGTGATCTTCGTCGTCTCGGCGATCCTCACCCCGGCCGACCCATACAGCCTGCTGTTCCTCGCCATCCCGCTGTGCCTGCTGTACTTCGGCGGCGTCCTCCTCTGCCGGGCGTTTCCCCGGGGAGACGGCGGCGAGCCGGTCAGCGACTGA
- a CDS encoding 2,3-bisphosphoglycerate-independent phosphoglycerate mutase, with product MIEQQLLRELAEKNTTKIVLLVADGLGGLPLEPGGRTELETAATPNLDRLAARGTSGSSVPVLPGITPGSGPGHLGLFGYDPLEYRIGRGALEATGIGFELGPADVAVRGNFCTLDAAGRITDRRAGRIPSAESFAVVDKLQAVRIDGVETFVKPVKEHRFVVVFRGPGLDGGVADTDPQAVGVEPLAPAAATPAAERTARVAAEFVRQARALLAGEPKANGLVLRGFAGRPALPSFLELYGLRAAAIAVYPMYKGLARLAGMTLVGEATTLDEQLDALAGCWNDHDFFFLHYKYTDSTGEDGAFAEKVRRIEDLDAAIPRIESLRPDVLVVTGDHSTPSRLRSHSWHPVPTLLAADTCRPDGLTKFAERECLRGGLGQFPAKHLMLLAMAHAGRLGKFGA from the coding sequence GTGATCGAGCAACAGCTGCTGCGCGAGTTGGCCGAGAAGAACACCACCAAGATCGTGCTGCTGGTCGCCGACGGTCTCGGTGGCCTGCCGCTCGAGCCGGGCGGCCGGACGGAGCTCGAGACCGCCGCCACGCCCAACCTCGATCGGCTCGCGGCGCGGGGCACGAGCGGTTCGAGCGTCCCGGTCCTGCCCGGCATCACCCCCGGCTCCGGGCCCGGCCACCTCGGCCTGTTCGGCTACGACCCGCTCGAGTACCGGATCGGGCGCGGCGCGCTCGAGGCGACGGGCATCGGCTTCGAACTCGGCCCCGCCGACGTCGCCGTCCGCGGCAACTTCTGCACGCTCGACGCGGCCGGGCGGATCACCGATCGCCGCGCCGGCCGGATCCCGTCGGCGGAGAGTTTCGCCGTCGTCGACAAGCTCCAGGCAGTGCGGATCGACGGTGTCGAGACGTTCGTCAAGCCGGTCAAGGAACACCGCTTCGTCGTCGTGTTCCGCGGTCCGGGGCTCGATGGCGGTGTCGCCGACACCGATCCGCAGGCCGTCGGCGTCGAGCCGCTGGCACCGGCGGCGGCCACCCCGGCGGCGGAGCGGACGGCGCGGGTGGCCGCGGAGTTCGTCCGCCAGGCGCGGGCCCTGCTGGCGGGCGAACCGAAGGCCAATGGACTGGTGCTCCGCGGGTTCGCCGGCCGGCCGGCACTGCCGTCGTTTCTCGAGCTGTACGGCCTCCGCGCCGCGGCGATTGCCGTCTACCCGATGTACAAGGGGCTGGCGCGGCTGGCGGGGATGACGCTCGTCGGCGAGGCGACGACGCTCGACGAGCAGCTCGACGCCCTGGCCGGCTGCTGGAACGACCACGACTTCTTCTTCCTCCATTACAAGTACACCGACTCGACCGGCGAGGATGGCGCGTTTGCCGAGAAGGTGCGGCGGATCGAGGATCTCGACGCCGCGATCCCGCGGATCGAATCGCTGCGTCCCGACGTCCTCGTCGTCACCGGCGATCATTCCACCCCGAGCCGGCTGCGGAGCCATTCCTGGCACCCGGTGCCGACGCTCCTGGCGGCCGACACCTGCCGTCCCGACGGGTTGACGAAGTTCGCCGAGCGGGAATGCCTCCGCGGCGGCCTCGGCCAGTTCCCCGCCAAGCATCTGATGCTGTTGGCGATGGCCCACGCCGGCCGTCTCGGCAAGTTCGGGGCATGA
- a CDS encoding metal-dependent hydrolase, translating to MSITLTWTGHATWLIDTGAGVILVDPFLDECPTASVAAAAIDCQAILVTHGHFDHVADLVPIAKRTGATVVCNWEIAQWLGKQGVTAVQPMNLGGRAAVPGGTAKMELAWHSSSLPDGSYGGSPSGWVLEVAGVSVYLAGDTALFSDMARIGAAVKGGLDVAILPIGDVFTMGPADSIEAVRLLAPRIVLPSHHGTWPPITQDTAAWARRVAAETSAEPRVLVPGERVLVEVVRD from the coding sequence ATGTCCATCACGCTGACCTGGACGGGACACGCCACCTGGTTGATCGACACCGGGGCCGGTGTGATCCTCGTCGATCCGTTTCTCGACGAGTGCCCGACGGCGAGCGTCGCCGCGGCCGCAATCGACTGCCAGGCGATCCTCGTCACCCACGGCCACTTCGACCACGTCGCCGACCTGGTACCGATCGCCAAGCGGACCGGGGCCACGGTGGTGTGCAACTGGGAGATCGCCCAGTGGCTCGGCAAGCAGGGGGTGACGGCGGTCCAGCCGATGAATCTCGGCGGCCGCGCGGCGGTGCCGGGAGGCACGGCGAAGATGGAGCTCGCCTGGCACTCGTCGAGCCTCCCCGACGGCAGCTACGGCGGCAGTCCCTCCGGATGGGTGCTCGAGGTGGCGGGGGTGAGCGTCTACCTCGCCGGCGACACGGCGCTGTTTTCCGACATGGCCCGGATCGGGGCGGCCGTGAAAGGGGGGCTCGACGTCGCCATCCTCCCGATCGGCGACGTGTTCACGATGGGGCCGGCGGATTCGATCGAGGCGGTGCGGCTGCTCGCGCCGCGGATCGTCCTCCCCAGCCACCACGGCACCTGGCCGCCGATCACCCAGGACACCGCCGCCTGGGCACGGCGCGTCGCCGCCGAGACGTCAGCCGAGCCGCGAGTCCTCGTCCCCGGCGAACGGGTGCTCGTGGAGGTGGTGCGCGACTGA
- a CDS encoding Rieske (2Fe-2S) protein: protein MAPPPSFTAVAREGDIPVGEGRCYEVAGRLVAVFFDGAAYSAIDDLCPHMGASLSSGPCRDGVVTCPWHAWRFRLDDGAWCDDPRLRADVFPVRVVDGAIEVAVVPRDGPAADAT, encoded by the coding sequence ATGGCTCCGCCCCCCTCCTTCACCGCCGTCGCCCGCGAAGGCGACATTCCCGTCGGCGAGGGCCGCTGCTACGAGGTCGCGGGCCGCCTCGTGGCGGTGTTCTTCGACGGCGCCGCCTACTCGGCGATCGACGACCTGTGCCCCCACATGGGTGCGTCGCTGTCGTCGGGGCCATGCCGCGACGGCGTTGTCACCTGCCCGTGGCATGCCTGGCGGTTCCGCCTCGACGACGGCGCCTGGTGCGACGATCCGCGTCTCCGTGCCGACGTGTTCCCGGTGCGCGTGGTCGACGGCGCCATCGAGGTCGCTGTCGTGCCGCGCGACGGGCCGGCCGCCGACGCGACGTGA